A region of the Bradysia coprophila strain Holo2 unplaced genomic scaffold, BU_Bcop_v1 contig_232, whole genome shotgun sequence genome:
TGAattctttcataaaatttcgttCCAAATTGGTCGGTTTTTGGGCTTTATGATTATGcattttcaattacattttagcTTGATATTTTCTTCAGTGTATAATGGCTATATAGTCGAAGTCATTGGCAGAgcttacaacaaaaaatttctacaGCACCAGATACTCAGTTCCGCAGAACACCATTGCTGCATCCCCTCTGCCTATAGTGTTCAGttggttaaaaaaatcactccaTTATGCTTTCATTGATCTCTCAGATTCGCATTCTCAGATTCAGATTCGATTGGTggaaattttcctaaaaaaaatgttctagaaaaatgttaaaatcaaTTCCACTGAGACGAGTTTCTTCTActgtaatttgaaataaaataaattgatgtttGTTGCGGTTGCTTGAGAATAAGAGAGCAGGATTAACAATTTCCAAGAAATATTATGTGTATGCAAATAAAAGTCTTATACGTTGTTTAAATATATTAATACTTCATGCAGTTTTACACGGTCATGGCACTTTAAGGCGTAAAGTTAGATGACTTTTTTACAAGAGACGTTTTCAGCGATTTAGTCAAATGAACAAATGATGAATACTCCGTGTCTAATCTAAATTGTTAATCTGAAATTGAATATGAAATTAGTTCACTTAGCTAAATCATTCACAATTGATCTCTCAAAATAGTCAGTCTAAAAATAATTGGTGTGAAACATGAAGTGTATAATTTTCGACGCACCCAACATTCGTAAAACATATTCCATTAGGGAATAAATTCGTTTTGGTCTCCTAGTTTTTCTGGTTGAAATGGTATTATAAAAAGGCTTAACACTGAAAtaggaaaaacgaaatttcagtGTTTCTAGCatggaaaattgttattatCACAATGTAAATCTCATGATTGAAGAACGAGAGGTAAAATTTTATGCCAGACGTAACGCATTGCTGAGATTTCCTTCGTAATTACATCAACATCAACATGCCATTTCTTGTAAGCTATTggtaattaaatcaatttcctAACGGCTAAAACAATACAGACCTGAAAAGTTTTCTAATAATTCAATAACCAACGTCGGCCCATTACGTTATACTAAGAACTTTCGCATGCATTTAAGTTGTAAGTcagtcagggcctattttagggtaagtaaattcatgaaaattctctAATTTTTCTGTCACGTCTTATCTGTTCCTATAAAAATAGATCGTTTTTATggcctttttagttgtttttttaatgtttttcagcAATTATAATATTTATGCAGAAACCAGAATTCAggaattttaaggaatttttgtgaattttaatcCTTAAAATAGGCACTGAAGTCAGTTGACCGACCATGAAAGGGATATTTATGAACTAGATTTTTTACTTAAATCTTTGTGAACCTAACTAAAATCCTCTACGACAGTATGCGGATACAGAATTGAGCTCTTACTATTATTAGTAATGTGCGAAGGTAATGTGCGAAAGTGAGAATGTTATACGTGTTATGTATAGATTACAGCCGCTAGCGAAACATTTCATACTAATATATTCAGTTTTCGAAATCCATTAAGCAAATAGGTTTAATTTTAGATGATGTTCATACTGTGTGTATATAATATCATCGGTATGCGCACAAATGGATGGCAGTCTTTCATTTAAGTTCAATAATGTGGATGCATCACTCGGTGCATTacatttaattcgaaaaatatgcattttgtgtgttttgaaaagttttcacTACCTGTGTTGTTATTAAGTTTCACTAAAACGAGAATATGTACCGATTTATAATGAAAAGATAATCATCtctcaacaaatttctatttgaattAACAAACTTTAAACTTAACAAAGCAAAATCTATGCATTGATTAAAGTAAGAACATTCAGCAAGCTTAAAAGTCCTACGTACAATTTTCTGTTAACTTTGTTTCAGTCGaataatgaaaagtttttaaattcaatctAATTAAGAATGTTGaaagaacaaaattaaaaaaatgcatcaagCGAGACTGTAcgtatataaaacaaaaactttcggACGATGTTTACCGTCAAATTGTGCTAACACACTCAACGACCTATAGTCCCTTCATGATCATGTTGCCACTTAGAGAAGTGTGAAATTCGCAATCGCaactattttacaattttcaactgTATAATAGGCTCTACAGAAAAATGGGTGGAACGTAATAGGAACAATCTGTCGTAAAAATAAACGAATCCTACTAACGCTTCAACAACCAATTGCTGGATTTGAATTCTTATGAACGGCTTACAGTAGGAGAAAATAAACAAGTTACATTCTTAACGATTTACAATATTATTAATAATACGTATAATTATCATACGTAAATGCAGGGCCACAATGGCTACTTGACAGGATGTCTCTGAAGCGACagccaaaattatttttgatgacTGTATGTAAAAAAACTAACTCTCCACCCTATTGCCCAATATAGCCGGTCCTATCTTGAGTAAATGGGGTAACATTAATAATGCATGTGGAATAAATAAAGAGAATTGGGTGGTAAATATTGACTTCCTAAGTTTCTCAGCCTGTAATTGATAAAATCAGAACGTAGTTTCATCATACTGATACCTAATTTATATGATCACCATATCGTCGAAGTGTACACACTTCGAAAATTCTGTTCCAATGCAGTGCCTGGATTTAGTGTGTtgttctttgattttttttaaacagtaTTCATTCACGCAACTTTCGCtgatcaaaaatttatgttatcaATAAACTACTCgcttaaaacaattttaaattaatatttaaacaaGTTAGATCACATATTACGAACTTTTCATGGAAACGCGATTTGATTACATACAAATggcattaaaaattaattgaacatGATTTACGATTGCATGTAAATATAACATAGTAGTTTTCATTCATTATAATTCCAGAATAcataatattgaaattatataaattcttaaatatttaaaataaatccaTCAAAGCGTTGATAAAAtcccatatatatataaacaaaTACTAATTAGTTGGGAAatacaataattttatcattgCACAAATAATCCACATATTGATACTGAAATTGTCAGTTAGCTATTTACCGTCTGTTGAATTGGTTATGGTTAAATCCATTGAATGCAATAAACATGGGAACTGTTGAGAATGTATCGAAAAAAAGCTTTTGTGCTTCGTCAgtggaaaattcgaaaatatttttgctttcttatttccaaaaaagtaacattcaTGGATTTGTATATTTTTCGCTTCAAGTGTTGTCTTTTCTGGAAAAGTGAGCTATTTTCCTGTTTTTATCAATAGGAATATGACcaatgaaaaatatcaaaattataaCACACATGCGAGAGATCAAAAATAGAAAGTATCGATAATttaccgattaaaaataccgaagtaccgataaaatataataaattaccgataaataataataaacttccgatagaaaataatgaactaccgacaaataataataaaataccgatagaaaataataaattaccgataaaaaattaaaaatgatcgataaaatgaacaatataTCGGTATTTCAGCACATTTTATCTTTAAAAACTTATCGGtagtttggaatatttttatcggtactcgGGAATTTCGCTATCggtactttattattttttatcggtaccgtgtttatcggtcatttattattttttatcggtagttttgaattaatttaccggtcgaatataatatcccgTTTTTATCTACTTGAGTTCGTAAATAAATTCCTTTTTTATGTTCCACTTCGGATCGACGTATTATATATGGAGCCCATGCAAATATTGCGCAATTCGAAGTTAAGCGACTTGAATGAGAATATAAGTGTGCGAATTTCTTTCGGTTTGCCAGCTCATATACTGATTAAAAAATCGAGCGATGGACTAAAGATACCAAATCTTGAAGAAATGGAATAGTTTGTTTTGCAatcaaaggaaaattaaaaatttaaatgacgaCATAATGACATTAATATTCGCAAGAAGAACTGATCTAACTAAACTTCTAAACAAAATACGTCGCACAATTTGtcttattattttttacaGACTATTCTGGCTCGTCTTGGTGGTCATGGCATTTTCCGCTTGTGTTATTATTAGCCTTCAATCCTATAACCGGTACGAAACAAAGAATACGGTCGTAACGATTGAAAAGGATCATTATTATTGGAATACGTCCATGCCAAGCATAACGATTTGTCCCACCGTGAATAGAATCagcatacaaaaatttgatgcATATTGCGAGTATGTGATTAAAAGAAAAGATTCCACTTCTTTGTGCAAAATGTGtgacataaaaattgaattcatatatttccagaaagaaaaaaattcaagggACTGATAAGAgtgaattttatcaatttatcgAGTCTCTAGCGAATTCGACttatacaaattttgagaACATTAAAGATTTTCCGAGCATTGAGGTACGGACACTTTCCGTGAATTGTAATTTATCATCggtttttctttctgttaTATTATTTCAACCAGAATATTGAtttcaaatatataaaaacGGATTTTCCTTTCTTTAGAAACTTAACATTGATCCAAAGGATTATATGTCCCTTATTTATAGGTACgtataaaataagaaaaaggtTTATGCTTACGCGTGTGCGTTATCTGGTGGTGTGGTGTACTGTTACACTGGACCAATATTTTacagattaaccgaagattggAGTCGTCGAACGGAGGGTGAACGTAAAGTGCGTGGCATATTCGATTTAGAATTTGTTGTCACCGAACAAGTGCTCACCGAATATGGTATTTGCTATATGACAAACAATCACTTAACAAAGCATTTGTCAACAAGGTTCATATATCTCTTTATATTATTgacgttttatttttaaacattttattcaaatattttatggatATCCtgaattttccgaattttctcaaGCAGCACGCTCATATTCGGTACGGAAGCAGATTCTCCTTTTGATGAGAAATTTTATCAGAACGTTAAATTGCATCAAGTGGTTTCTGGAAATCTTTTCGACGGAGAtttgaattataattttgttggttttgtggATGAAATAATGGTtcgttgataaaaaaaaattccgttcCTTTTCTCTGTGTGGATATATAGAGAAGAATAATTTAAAAGCGGCTTCCACTtatataaaatgcaatttcatattcaaaacaaatgcatttcaatttttgtagcTTTTCGTACACAGTCCGTACGAAGCGATAAACATAGCCAAACTGAGCtactattcaaattttgctgtGGAGTTTCATTGTTTCACTAATGAAATTGTTACGgacgaaaattttcaagcGTAAGTGCTAATAaaagagaatgaaaatcagaGAAACGAATTCATTACTTAATTTACATTAAACATCTTCATCATAAGCTTTTTCAATTCCTATGCAAACAgtctggaaaaaaaattatattagaAAAGGGTTAGGtactttaaaatgttgaaaatatgaagCCAGTGACACGAATATTGTCAGAAGCAATTATGTACTTAGATTTAATGTGATGAGTTTTGAGGGCGATAATAAATTAAGACTGAAAAACTTGTTGAGCCATTTAAGATATTCATCTAATATAGCATTAAAATCTTTCT
Encoded here:
- the LOC119075639 gene encoding sodium channel protein Nach, with product MGTVENVSKKSFCASSVENSKIFLLSYFQKSNIHGFVYFSLQVLSFLEKLFWLVLVVMAFSACVIISLQSYNRYETKNTVVTIEKDHYYWNTSMPSITICPTVNRISIQKFDAYCEKKKIQGTDKSEFYQFIESLANSTYTNFENIKDFPSIEKLNIDPKDYMSLIYRLTEDWSRRTEGERKVRGIFDLEFVVTEQVLTEYGICYMTNNHLTKHLSTSTLIFGTEADSPFDEKFYQNVKLHQVVSGNLFDGDLNYNFVGFVDEIMLFVHSPYEAINIAKLSYYSNFAVEFHCFTNEIVTDENFQAVTRVSQRGCRFQSESNLTHYNFYTKGICLQECRLNVAYRICSCIPHFYPNKVAAPKPVCSYKQLKTCLAKHKDLLVKLRDEMNNAVNCPGCVQNCKDVNIFIDSFQVLEGTTDLLGTIGGLMIVKQYPMIRYKRKILFSFEDLIVSVGGTAGLFTGFCFLGAIEIIYFFTIRLFWYFKGRR